From a region of the Sporosarcina ureilytica genome:
- the larB gene encoding nickel pincer cofactor biosynthesis protein LarB, with protein sequence MEEILKQVQLGTLSIEEAKGKLATYENLGFAKVDHHRKKRQGFPETIYGEGKTAEQITTIITAIQTRGDDILVTRISKEKAEEVRKIHTELIYNEIAEILYSRHEQKSRFAKGFIAVLCAGTSDLRVAEEAAVTAEAFGCEVRRFYDVGVAGIHRLLDNIEEIQQATVSITVAGMEGALPSVVGGLVSHPVIAVPTSVGYGANFNGLSALLTMLNSCASGISVVNIDNGYGAAYNAALIHRLAQPTEEGQS encoded by the coding sequence ATGGAAGAAATATTAAAGCAAGTTCAATTAGGAACATTAAGTATAGAAGAAGCGAAAGGAAAGCTTGCAACATATGAAAATTTAGGGTTTGCGAAAGTCGACCATCATCGTAAAAAACGTCAAGGCTTTCCAGAAACAATCTACGGTGAAGGTAAAACGGCTGAGCAAATTACCACAATTATTACCGCGATTCAGACGCGTGGGGATGACATATTAGTCACAAGAATTTCAAAGGAAAAAGCAGAAGAAGTTAGAAAAATCCACACAGAATTAATTTACAATGAGATTGCTGAAATTTTATATTCACGTCATGAACAAAAAAGCCGTTTTGCAAAAGGCTTTATTGCCGTCTTATGTGCGGGTACTTCAGATTTAAGGGTTGCTGAAGAGGCGGCCGTTACTGCTGAAGCATTTGGTTGTGAAGTGCGTCGATTTTATGATGTTGGGGTCGCTGGCATTCATCGATTACTCGATAATATAGAAGAAATTCAACAGGCAACGGTTTCGATTACGGTAGCTGGAATGGAGGGTGCGCTGCCGAGCGTCGTCGGTGGTCTTGTTTCACATCCAGTGATTGCTGTCCCGACGAGTGTTGGCTACGGTGCAAATTTCAATGGTTTATCAGCATTACTCACGATGCTTAATTCCTGTGCATCAGGCATTAGCGTTGTAAACATCGACAATGGCTACGGGGCGGCGTACAATGCTGCGTTAATCCATCGATTGGCACAACCAACAGAAGAGGGGCAGTCATAA
- a CDS encoding gluconokinase: MSKELVLALDIGTTSAKAVVFEMNGKLVAEAERMITSHYPQPDWVEQDPVEIEAASRGAIKDVLGKGDISTDDITSVGLCAAMHSLICVNEQFEPLSPVMIWADGRSSEQARALRETVGDEVYANTGLPNHPMSPFSKLLWMKETKFEPYQQATYFMSAKEYVIQKWFGVRVIDYSMASATGMFNVKEFDWDKQALALSGVNSEQLSKIVAPTEILTGLDEAIAKEMGISADLPFVIGAADGQLANLGSGAISPGEVAISAGTSGAIRQMMKGFKVSEEQEVFCYAFTDELSIIGGPTNNGGIALQWLKELIEYEGSFEQLTAEAEKVAPGAEGVLFLPYINGERAPVWRQEAKGNFFGLSITHKKEHLVRAVLEGITYNLFHIGLALEKQAGETKKIYVNGGLARSPLWVQMLADVFGKEVYLSESHHSAAWGAAWTALYATGKVASLEEIKQNIPIEAVIQPNMDNHAFYKKNFDKYMHIANDLKKYF, encoded by the coding sequence ATGTCGAAAGAACTTGTACTTGCACTGGATATCGGTACGACGAGTGCAAAAGCAGTGGTTTTTGAAATGAATGGAAAACTTGTCGCGGAAGCTGAAAGAATGATTACTTCTCATTATCCGCAACCAGATTGGGTGGAACAGGACCCGGTAGAAATTGAAGCAGCCTCTAGAGGCGCCATTAAGGATGTCCTAGGAAAAGGTGATATTTCCACGGACGATATAACATCTGTTGGCCTATGTGCTGCGATGCATTCACTTATTTGCGTGAATGAACAATTCGAGCCATTATCCCCAGTAATGATTTGGGCGGATGGCCGAAGCAGTGAACAAGCGCGTGCACTGCGTGAAACAGTCGGCGATGAAGTTTACGCAAATACTGGATTACCGAACCATCCGATGTCCCCGTTTAGTAAATTGCTCTGGATGAAGGAGACGAAATTCGAACCTTATCAACAAGCAACTTACTTTATGTCAGCAAAAGAATATGTCATCCAAAAATGGTTTGGCGTTCGTGTCATTGATTATTCTATGGCATCAGCAACAGGCATGTTCAATGTGAAGGAATTCGATTGGGACAAACAAGCGTTAGCATTGAGTGGCGTAAATTCCGAACAACTTTCCAAAATTGTAGCACCAACAGAAATATTAACTGGATTAGATGAAGCAATTGCAAAGGAAATGGGCATTTCAGCAGATCTTCCATTTGTCATTGGCGCGGCTGATGGGCAGTTAGCAAACTTAGGAAGTGGCGCTATTTCACCCGGTGAAGTAGCGATTTCAGCAGGAACGAGCGGTGCAATTCGACAAATGATGAAAGGCTTTAAAGTAAGTGAAGAACAAGAAGTTTTTTGCTATGCATTTACAGATGAATTATCGATTATTGGTGGGCCAACAAATAACGGCGGTATCGCACTCCAATGGTTAAAAGAACTGATTGAGTATGAAGGCAGTTTTGAGCAATTAACTGCAGAAGCAGAAAAAGTTGCGCCGGGGGCAGAAGGGGTATTATTCCTACCGTATATAAATGGAGAAAGAGCACCCGTATGGCGTCAAGAAGCAAAAGGGAATTTCTTCGGACTTTCCATTACGCATAAAAAAGAGCATTTAGTTCGTGCTGTGTTAGAAGGCATTACCTATAATTTATTCCACATCGGACTAGCACTAGAAAAACAGGCGGGGGAAACGAAGAAAATCTATGTGAATGGCGGGCTTGCAAGATCACCTTTATGGGTACAAATGCTGGCGGATGTCTTTGGAAAAGAAGTGTATTTATCAGAAAGTCATCATAGTGCTGCTTGGGGTGCCGCCTGGACAGCATTATACGCGACAGGAAAAGTAGCATCTTTAGAGGAGATTAAACAAAACATTCCGATTGAAGCGGTCATTCAGCCTAATATGGACAATCATGCATTTTACAAAAAGAATTTCGATAAGTATATGCACATTGCGAATGATTTAAAGAAGTATTTTTGA
- the larC gene encoding nickel insertion protein, with translation MSVIHPPNHAHTDDAMFKVEVNLDDISGEILGYVLDLLIEAGANDVYYTPIYMKKNRPAILLQLLCSESKLNKMKDILFRETTTLGVRYYPLTVHRMERSFRKVSTKWGEVTVKEGILDGQVIKSSPEYEECKEIAEVNHVPLKQVYDEVWKKLSE, from the coding sequence ATGTCAGTCATTCATCCGCCAAATCATGCGCATACTGATGATGCTATGTTCAAGGTTGAAGTCAATTTAGATGATATTTCCGGTGAAATTTTAGGGTATGTGTTGGATTTATTAATCGAGGCCGGGGCAAATGATGTTTATTATACGCCGATTTATATGAAAAAAAATCGGCCGGCGATATTGTTACAACTTCTTTGTTCTGAATCCAAATTAAATAAAATGAAGGACATCCTCTTCCGTGAAACGACTACATTGGGGGTTCGGTATTATCCTCTAACGGTTCATCGAATGGAAAGGAGTTTCCGAAAAGTTTCGACCAAATGGGGAGAGGTTACTGTAAAAGAAGGAATATTGGATGGGCAAGTGATTAAAAGCTCTCCTGAATATGAGGAATGTAAAGAAATCGCTGAAGTCAATCATGTTCCACTTAAACAAGTTTATGATGAAGTATGGAAAAAGTTATCGGAGTGA
- a CDS encoding lactate racemase domain-containing protein, producing MGIIEELLKDIPVPKMMKVRQSFDDTKLDDVDGALNEALQKEEIRKTVKPGMEIAVAVGSRGVDQIVEVTRRTITFLKELGAKPFIVPSMGSHGGATAEGQTAVLAHLGVTEETVGAEIRSSMEVVEIGKLENGLPVYVDKLASQADGIVVINRVKPHTAFRGTVESGIMKMIAIGLGKQRGAETCHQLGFEHMGKHIILMASMILEKMPVLFGVATVENAFDKVAHVEVLLPDEIETRETELQKMAKKLLPKINFDKIDVLVIDEIGKNISGDGMDPNITGRYPTPYAHGGPEVNKMVVLDLTPETEGNANGVGTADFTTRRLVDKTDWDATYANGLTSTVVAPTKAATTLANDKLAIKAAIKTCNILDFTQVRMVRIKNTLEIGEIEVSEAYLEDVKNHPYMESITDLYELSFDDDENLA from the coding sequence ATGGGAATTATTGAAGAACTACTAAAAGATATACCAGTACCTAAAATGATGAAAGTACGTCAATCATTTGATGATACAAAATTAGATGATGTAGATGGCGCATTGAATGAAGCATTACAAAAAGAAGAAATTCGAAAAACAGTCAAACCAGGCATGGAAATTGCAGTAGCTGTTGGCAGTAGAGGCGTCGATCAAATTGTTGAAGTGACGAGAAGAACGATTACATTTTTAAAAGAGCTTGGAGCAAAGCCTTTTATTGTTCCGAGTATGGGAAGCCACGGTGGTGCAACAGCAGAAGGACAAACCGCGGTCCTTGCACATTTAGGCGTGACGGAAGAAACGGTCGGCGCTGAAATCCGTTCATCTATGGAAGTTGTGGAAATTGGAAAGTTGGAAAATGGATTACCTGTTTACGTGGATAAGCTCGCTTCACAAGCGGATGGAATTGTTGTGATTAACCGCGTGAAACCGCACACAGCATTTAGAGGAACAGTTGAAAGCGGTATTATGAAAATGATTGCCATCGGTTTAGGAAAACAAAGAGGGGCAGAAACGTGCCACCAGCTTGGTTTCGAACATATGGGCAAACATATCATTTTAATGGCTTCGATGATTCTAGAGAAAATGCCAGTATTATTTGGCGTTGCGACAGTCGAAAATGCTTTTGATAAAGTTGCGCATGTTGAGGTTTTATTACCAGATGAAATTGAAACGCGTGAAACAGAGCTTCAAAAGATGGCGAAGAAATTATTGCCTAAAATTAATTTCGATAAAATCGATGTGCTTGTGATTGATGAAATCGGTAAAAATATTAGCGGTGACGGAATGGATCCGAATATTACTGGACGCTATCCAACGCCTTACGCGCACGGCGGGCCGGAAGTCAATAAAATGGTCGTGCTAGATTTGACACCAGAAACAGAAGGAAATGCGAACGGTGTTGGAACTGCTGACTTTACGACACGACGTCTTGTTGATAAAACAGATTGGGATGCAACGTATGCAAATGGCTTAACTTCTACAGTTGTGGCGCCTACAAAAGCTGCGACAACATTAGCGAACGATAAACTGGCAATTAAAGCAGCGATAAAAACATGTAATATTTTAGATTTTACACAAGTTAGAATGGTGCGTATTAAAAATACGCTGGAAATTGGTGAAATTGAAGTTTCTGAAGCGTATCTTGAAGACGTGAAGAACCATCCATATATGGAATCAATCACGGATTTATATGAGTTGTCATTTGATGATGACGAAAATTTAGCTTAA
- a CDS encoding SDR family oxidoreductase, giving the protein MSNLFDLTGKTAVAIGGNSVLGSAMVKGLADQGAQVAVVGRNLETAEEVVQDIIAKGGKAKAFQADVISKESLQNVAKEIEAWSGGWDILLNAPGTNSPTPFFEIEEEEWDHILDVNLKGIMLTTQVFAERMIEQERKGSIINISSVSSTTPLSRVFTYSVSKAGVNNMTQFLAREFAPHGIRVNAIIPGFFPAEQNRKILSEERIASIMGHTPMDRFGKPEELAGTAVWLASDQASGFVTGTLIRVDGGFGAMTI; this is encoded by the coding sequence ATGAGTAACTTATTTGATTTAACAGGAAAAACAGCTGTGGCAATTGGCGGAAATAGTGTTTTAGGTTCAGCAATGGTTAAAGGATTGGCAGACCAAGGTGCACAAGTAGCAGTCGTTGGCCGAAATTTAGAAACAGCAGAAGAAGTTGTACAAGATATAATTGCAAAAGGCGGTAAAGCGAAGGCATTCCAAGCGGATGTTATTTCAAAAGAATCTTTACAGAACGTTGCAAAAGAAATTGAAGCTTGGTCAGGCGGCTGGGATATTTTATTAAACGCGCCGGGAACAAATAGTCCAACACCATTTTTCGAAATCGAAGAAGAAGAGTGGGACCATATTTTAGATGTAAACTTAAAAGGTATCATGCTAACGACGCAAGTATTTGCGGAAAGAATGATTGAACAAGAAAGAAAAGGTAGCATCATTAATATTTCATCCGTATCATCTACAACGCCATTATCAAGAGTCTTTACATACTCGGTATCTAAAGCTGGCGTAAACAATATGACACAGTTTTTAGCACGTGAATTTGCACCGCACGGCATCCGTGTAAACGCAATTATTCCAGGATTCTTCCCGGCGGAACAAAACCGTAAAATTTTAAGTGAAGAACGTATTGCTTCTATTATGGGACATACGCCAATGGATCGTTTTGGTAAACCAGAAGAACTTGCTGGTACAGCAGTATGGCTTGCTTCAGACCAAGCATCTGGCTTCGTAACTGGAACACTTATCCGTGTTGACGGCGGTTTCGGTGCAATGACAATCTAA